The Fimbriimonadaceae bacterium nucleotide sequence GCTCGCCCTTCTCGAATCCAGGCCGAACCTGAGCGTCGGGCTCGTGGGCAACGCGGCGGACGTCCTGCCCGAACTCGCTCGCCGGGGCGTCGTGCCGGATGTGCTCACCGACCAGACCAGCGCCCATGACCCAATCAACGGCTACGTGCCGAGCGGGATGTCTCTTTCCGAAGCCCTGGCCCTTCGCAAAGCCGACCCCGCCGAGTATCGTAAGCGATCAGTCGAGACGATGGGCCTGCACGTGGACGCAATGCTTGAGCTCAAGCGACTAGGGGCCGTCACATTCGACTACGGCAACAACATCCGCGCCTTCGCCGTCGAGGCGGGCGTGGCCGACGCCTTCGACATCCCCGGCTTCGTACCCGAGTACATCAGACCGCTTTTCTGCGAGGGCAAAGGGCCGTTCCGCTGGGCTGCACTCAGCGGCGACCCGGAGGACATCCGACGCACCGACCGCCTCGCGCTCGAGGTCTTCCCCGAGAACGAGACCCTCAAGCGTTGGATGGTTCTGGCGAGTGAGAAGATCCACTTCCAAGGGCTGCCTTGCCGCATCTGCTGGCTCGGCTATGGCGAACGCGCCGAGTTCGGCCTGGCGATGAATGACCTGGTCAAGCGGGGCGAGCTCCAGGCGCCGGTTGTGATCGGCCGCGACCACCTGGATTGCGGCTCGGTGGCTTCCCCGAACCGCGAGACGGAGGCCATGAGGGACGGAACCGACGCGGTGGCCGACTGGCCGCTCTTGAACGCGATGGTGAACACGGCCGCCGGGGCATCATGGGTGAGCATCCACAACGGCGGCGGCGTCGGGATCGGCTATTCGCAGCACGCGGGCATGGTCGTGGTCGCGGACGGCACAGAAAACGCGGCCTTCCGGCTGGAGCGGGTGCTGACGAGCGACCCCGGCATGGGCGTCGTGCGCCACGTCGATGCGGGCTACCCGGAGGCCGAAGCCTTCGCCAAGCGGCACGGCGTCAAGATTCCAATGAACCCCTAGCCCTTCGCGGGACTTAGTACGCCTTGGCGAAGACCACCCGCTGCTGGCTGGGCTGGCCGGAGAACACGCACCTGCCCGGTTCGGCGTCATCGGCGCGCAGCGGCGTTCGCGGGATGCAGCGGATGGTCGCCTTCGTCGCCTCGTTGATCTTCTGCTCGGTCTCGCGCGTCCCGTCCCAGTGGGCGAGGACAAATCCGCCTCCGCCCTCGCCGCTAAACCTTTCGGTGAAGTCATCCCAAGCGTCCACCCGATGGGTGTTGGCCTCGCGCATGGCGAGGGCGCGCTCAAAGAGACCGTGCTGCATCGCGTCGAGCCCGGCATGGATTCCGTCCACCAATTGCTCAAGGCTCAAGGTGCGCTTTTCTCCATCGTCCCTGCGGACGAGGATGCAGGTGCCGGCCTCCAAGTCGCGGGGCCCGAGCTCGACCCGGACGCACGCGCCCTTTAGCTCCCAATCGTTGAATTTGAAGCCGGGCGACTCCTTCTCGCGCTTGTCGACCTTGACTCGGACAGGGAGCCCGTTCCAATTCGTATCCGTTAACGTTTGAGCGATCCGGTCGGCCGCTTCAACGACCCGGACATAATCGTCCTTCCGCCCGATCGGAACGATCGCCACCTGCACAGGGGCGAGCCGAGGCGGGCAAACGAGCCCCTTATCGTCGGAATGCACCATGAGGAGAGTTCCAACCAAACGGGTGGAAACTCCCCAACTGGTTGCATAAACGTACTCCTGCTTGCCTTCTTGGGATTGGAACATAACGTCGAACGCCTTCGCGAAGTTCTGGCCCAAATGGTGAGAAGTGCCCGCTTGAATCGCGCGCAAGTCTTGGGTCATGGCTTCGATCGTGTACGTGTGGTCTGCCCCCGCGAACTTCTCGCCGTCGCTCTTGATCCCAGCCACGACAGGCACCGCCATCCAGTCTTGGGCGAACCGGGTGTAGATCTCCAGGATCGTCAGCGCTTCCTCTTCCGCCTCGTCATAGGTGACGTGAGCGGTGTGGCCCTCCTGCCAAAGGAACTCGGCGGTCCGCAAAAAAAGGCGCGGCCTAAGCTCCCAGCGCATGACGTTCGCCCACTGGTTGATGAGCAGCGGGAGATCACGGTAGGACTGGATCCAACTTTTGTAAGAGTGCCAGATGATCGTTTCGCTCGTCGGGCGGATGATCAACTCTTCCTCTAACCGCGCGTCGGGGTCCACGATCACACCGTTTGGTGAATCTTTAAGCCTATGGTGGGTCACGACCGCACACTCCTTGGCGAAGCCCTCGACGTGTTCCGCCTCCCGACTCAGGAACGACTTTGGGATGAGCAGCGGGAAATAGGCGTTTTGGTGCCCGGTGGCCTTGAACATGCCGTCCAGGGCGTCGCGCATCAATTCCCACATCGCATAGCCATGCGGTTTGATGACCATGCAACCGCGGACAACGCTGTTGTCCGCCAGCCCGGCCCGTTTGACCAGGTCGTTGTACCACTCGGCGTAGTTTTCGTCCCGCGGCGTTATTCCCAAGTCGCTCGCCATGAGGGGAGATTGTGACACCCGGCGTCCGCCTTTGCGGCGATAGGTCCGGAAGGTGCGGATACACTTGCAGAATGAGCACAGACCGCGACCCCGTGGCCTTTCCAACGCTGAGCGAGGCCCAAATCGCGCAGATCGCCCAGTTCTCCGAGCCCAAAACGTTCGCGGACGGCGAGTACCTGTTCCAAGCCGGGGTAGCTGGTTTCAGCTTTTTCCTTATCCAAGAAGGCGCTGTCGAGATCGTTGAAGATTCCGATGTTAGGCGTCGCCGTGTCGTCGTGCACGGCCCAGGCGAGTTCACGGGCGACGTCGATATGATCACGGGCCGACCTCCGGTCGTGAGCGCAGTGGCCCAGGGCAAGACGACTGTGCTCGAGGTCTGTCCCGAAAGGCTTAAGAAGATTGTCAGTGAACTGCCGGTCTTAAGCGATTTAATCCTTCGAGCTTTTATCCAGCGGCGCGCGCTTCTTTTAGAGGGTCCGTTTGTTGGGATTCGGGTCATCGGCTCGCGGTTCAACCGTGAAACATTGCGGATCCGAGAATTCTTGGCCAGGAATGACGTCCCCTACACTTGGACCGATGTCGAATCTGATCGCGACGTGCAGACCCTGCTCGATCGGTTTAACCTTTGCGTCGCAGACACGCCGGTGGTGATCCTTTTGGACGGCACAATCCTTAAGAGTCCCAGCACGGTCGAGATCGCCCATCATTTGGGGTTGAGCCAGTCTGTCAACCGCTCGCTCTACGACCTCATCGTGATCGGGTCCGGCCCGGCAGGTTTGGCCGCGGCGGTTTATGGAGCCAGCGAAGGATTGCGGACCCTCGTGATCGACAGCAGCGGCCCAGGTGGCCAAGCCGGGGCCAGTAGCAGGATTGAGAACTATATGGGGTTCCCCACGGGCTTGAGTGGCGCTGATCTCGCCCACCGGGCAATTATCCAGGCCCAGAGGTTTGGGGCGAGTTTCTTGACGCCGGGAGACGTGACGCAGCTGAGTTGTCGCAACCAGACAGCCCATAACATCCACCTTTCCGATGGCCGCGTCATCGCCGCAAGGTGCATCATTATCGCGACGGGCGCAAGTTACCGAAAACTTGAGCTTCCTGAATTGCCCAAGTTCGAAGGACAAGGCGTCTACTATGCGGCGACGCAGGTGGAGGCCGTACTCTGCAATGAGAAGCCTGTCGCGGTCGTCGGCGCGGGCAACTCGGCCGGTCAAGCGGCCGTGTTCCTCAGCGACCGGAGCGAGAAGGTCTACCTTGTCGTGCGAGGCGACGACCTTCGCAAATCGATGTCCTCTTACCTGGCAGACCGCATCGAGAACACTCCAAACATCGAGCTGGTTTGCGACTCGGAGATTGTTGAACTTTGCGGAGACTCCATGCTTGAAAGAGTCAAGATCGCCAACCGCTGCACGAAGGACGTGATGGATGTGAGTCTCTCAGGCTTGTTCGTAATGATCGGTGCCGATCCTTGTACGGACTGGCTTGCGTCAGGGCTGGGCCTGGACTCTAAAGGTTTCATCCTAACGGGCCCGGCGGCCAAGGAGAGCGGTGCATGGAGGCTCCTGCGCGACCCGTTCCTGCTTGAGACCACTTGCCCTGGGGTTTTTGCCGCTGGGGACGTCCGCTCAGGTTCAGTCAAACGAGTGTCGAGCGCGGTCGGCGAAGGTTCGATGGCGGTCTCGTTCGCGCACCAATTCCTCGCGACGCGTTAGGGCCTTAGGCGCACGCGAATCGTCTTCGTACTAACGCTCTTGTTCGCTACGAAGACCTTCGTCGTCAACTTCGCCCAGCCGGGAGCGTCGTTCGGGTTGATCCAAGTCGCCCAGTCGTTGCCGGAAGTCGAAAGCCCCTTACCGTTTAATAGGAACTCGACGCGGTGCTGGGGATCTCGCAGCCGGCTCCAGGCGGAGATAAGGGTGCGCTTTCCGATCGTGTCCCCATCCTTCAGAACAACGGGAACTATGGGATACTTTGCCTTTTCAGTCTCCGGATAACTGTTGACCGTTACACTTTGGCCCATACCTTTGCTTAAGAAATAGTCGCTCGAGATGGCCTGCGAATAGGCGGCGAGCACGCTTCGGTTCTGGGTCACAGCGTAGTTGTTGTTCTGTCGGTGGGCCAGTTCAAGGTTGTTGCCGTCAAAATAGTAGATTGCCTTGACGCGGGGAAACTTTCGAGGAAGGGCAGAGTAAAGCCCTCTAATGTTTTGGATCGCAAAGCTACTTTGGTCCTTGCCCTCCAGCGCTGAGAAATGAGTGGTTCCATATTCGCCGATCATGACCGGCTTGCGCGCCCCATACTTTTGGTAAATGTAGGTGAGCATGTCCACGGGATGGACGTGCCTCGCCGGGGTCCTGGGATTCTGGTTGAAGTAGGTGACGTTGTACATGTTAACGCCAACCCAA carries:
- the hutU gene encoding urocanate hydratase; this translates as MATATQIRAPRGTTISCKGWQQEAALRMLMNNLDPEVAERPDDLVVYGGTGKAARNWECFEAIVRTLRELEDDETLLVQSGKPVAVFRTHDLAPRVLIANSNLVGKWSNWEHFNELEAKGLMMYGQMTAGSWIYIGSQGIVQGTFETFAACADRHFGGSLKGRLVVSAGMGGMGGAQPLAATMNGAAFLGIDVDPTRIQKRIDTGYIDTMTDDLEEALALLESRPNLSVGLVGNAADVLPELARRGVVPDVLTDQTSAHDPINGYVPSGMSLSEALALRKADPAEYRKRSVETMGLHVDAMLELKRLGAVTFDYGNNIRAFAVEAGVADAFDIPGFVPEYIRPLFCEGKGPFRWAALSGDPEDIRRTDRLALEVFPENETLKRWMVLASEKIHFQGLPCRICWLGYGERAEFGLAMNDLVKRGELQAPVVIGRDHLDCGSVASPNRETEAMRDGTDAVADWPLLNAMVNTAAGASWVSIHNGGGVGIGYSQHAGMVVVADGTENAAFRLERVLTSDPGMGVVRHVDAGYPEAEAFAKRHGVKIPMNP
- the proS gene encoding proline--tRNA ligase encodes the protein MASDLGITPRDENYAEWYNDLVKRAGLADNSVVRGCMVIKPHGYAMWELMRDALDGMFKATGHQNAYFPLLIPKSFLSREAEHVEGFAKECAVVTHHRLKDSPNGVIVDPDARLEEELIIRPTSETIIWHSYKSWIQSYRDLPLLINQWANVMRWELRPRLFLRTAEFLWQEGHTAHVTYDEAEEEALTILEIYTRFAQDWMAVPVVAGIKSDGEKFAGADHTYTIEAMTQDLRAIQAGTSHHLGQNFAKAFDVMFQSQEGKQEYVYATSWGVSTRLVGTLLMVHSDDKGLVCPPRLAPVQVAIVPIGRKDDYVRVVEAADRIAQTLTDTNWNGLPVRVKVDKREKESPGFKFNDWELKGACVRVELGPRDLEAGTCILVRRDDGEKRTLSLEQLVDGIHAGLDAMQHGLFERALAMREANTHRVDAWDDFTERFSGEGGGGFVLAHWDGTRETEQKINEATKATIRCIPRTPLRADDAEPGRCVFSGQPSQQRVVFAKAY
- a CDS encoding FAD-dependent oxidoreductase; translation: MSTDRDPVAFPTLSEAQIAQIAQFSEPKTFADGEYLFQAGVAGFSFFLIQEGAVEIVEDSDVRRRRVVVHGPGEFTGDVDMITGRPPVVSAVAQGKTTVLEVCPERLKKIVSELPVLSDLILRAFIQRRALLLEGPFVGIRVIGSRFNRETLRIREFLARNDVPYTWTDVESDRDVQTLLDRFNLCVADTPVVILLDGTILKSPSTVEIAHHLGLSQSVNRSLYDLIVIGSGPAGLAAAVYGASEGLRTLVIDSSGPGGQAGASSRIENYMGFPTGLSGADLAHRAIIQAQRFGASFLTPGDVTQLSCRNQTAHNIHLSDGRVIAARCIIIATGASYRKLELPELPKFEGQGVYYAATQVEAVLCNEKPVAVVGAGNSAGQAAVFLSDRSEKVYLVVRGDDLRKSMSSYLADRIENTPNIELVCDSEIVELCGDSMLERVKIANRCTKDVMDVSLSGLFVMIGADPCTDWLASGLGLDSKGFILTGPAAKESGAWRLLRDPFLLETTCPGVFAAGDVRSGSVKRVSSAVGEGSMAVSFAHQFLATR